The proteins below are encoded in one region of Bremerella sp. P1:
- a CDS encoding M28 family peptidase produces MPAVLLVLLLAILGLCVGCQQQESVAAGPDPDRQINASDSPAITHPVAAYSFADAQIDSRILEDISFLASDEQEGRGPYSKGLQASAEYIEEQFASAGLDTKLIEGRPFQVFASRERVDLGENNRLAFQSADGSSQTITGDDYRPLSPSTSGEFDLPLAFAGYGISSPRNVYDDYVDFDATGKALIVLRHEPDQTGRTQKFAGSDTSKYAYLSSKVDNAIQHGAAAVIFVTDEVAVQKEKKGADKLLSFQIRMPKDFQPKIPVIHMKRSAVDALLKQADKPSLSELETRIDEGLQPNSFDVADARVIGEVEIETSERTQQNVLGVFPGKGKLASEVVVVGAHYDHLGYGGSGSLAPWTREIHNGADDNASGTVALLETARQCAAWDGADRRTMLFIAFGAEEQGLIGSEYYVRHPLFAVENTVAMLNYDMVGRLRKDRLTVYGHNTAEEFEAWMDEAAAKHDITINKIPGGYGPSDHASFYGRGIPVMHDFTGFHSQYHRPSDDIEHINVPGIRKIVGMNIEILQHLVKDEIVPIKNAEGSLLDLYFGGISSAGQPEKEEGKEGGKRALGVQVGDPQPSGIPVIKVTQGSVAEKAGLRGGDILTGWGEAKIKTIDELRSAVRATQLDKKIPVRIMRGMLELEVEVEFPQ; encoded by the coding sequence ATGCCCGCCGTATTGCTCGTTTTACTCTTGGCGATTCTTGGCCTTTGCGTAGGCTGTCAGCAGCAAGAGTCAGTTGCAGCTGGTCCCGATCCCGATCGGCAAATCAACGCGTCTGATTCCCCAGCGATCACCCACCCGGTTGCGGCCTATTCTTTCGCCGATGCTCAAATCGATTCGCGCATCTTGGAAGATATCAGCTTCCTGGCATCCGACGAACAGGAAGGACGCGGCCCCTATTCCAAAGGCCTGCAAGCTTCTGCTGAGTACATCGAAGAACAATTTGCCAGTGCCGGGCTCGATACCAAACTGATCGAAGGAAGACCGTTTCAAGTCTTCGCCTCGCGCGAACGCGTTGACCTGGGTGAGAACAATCGCTTGGCCTTTCAATCGGCGGACGGAAGTTCTCAGACGATTACTGGTGACGACTATCGTCCTCTCTCTCCGAGTACCAGTGGCGAGTTCGATCTGCCGCTGGCATTTGCCGGCTATGGAATCAGTTCCCCTCGCAATGTCTACGACGACTACGTCGATTTCGATGCCACCGGCAAAGCGTTGATCGTGCTTCGTCACGAGCCTGACCAGACTGGCCGCACGCAAAAGTTCGCTGGTTCTGATACTTCTAAGTACGCCTACTTGTCGTCGAAAGTGGACAACGCGATCCAGCACGGGGCGGCTGCGGTGATCTTTGTTACTGATGAAGTGGCGGTTCAAAAGGAAAAGAAGGGTGCCGACAAGCTGCTCTCCTTTCAGATTCGGATGCCCAAGGATTTTCAGCCGAAGATCCCCGTCATTCACATGAAGCGTTCGGCGGTGGATGCGTTGCTGAAGCAAGCCGATAAGCCTTCGTTGTCGGAATTGGAAACGAGAATCGATGAAGGGTTGCAGCCAAACTCGTTTGACGTGGCAGACGCCAGGGTGATCGGCGAAGTCGAGATCGAAACCTCGGAGCGAACGCAGCAGAACGTGCTGGGGGTGTTCCCAGGCAAAGGGAAGCTGGCTTCGGAAGTGGTAGTCGTGGGTGCTCATTACGATCACCTTGGTTACGGCGGTTCTGGTTCATTGGCACCCTGGACGCGTGAAATCCACAATGGGGCCGACGACAATGCTTCCGGGACGGTGGCGTTGCTGGAAACGGCTCGGCAATGTGCTGCCTGGGATGGAGCCGATCGCCGGACAATGTTGTTCATCGCTTTTGGCGCGGAAGAACAAGGTCTTATCGGTAGTGAGTACTATGTGCGTCATCCGCTATTTGCGGTCGAGAATACGGTTGCCATGCTCAACTACGACATGGTTGGTCGATTACGAAAAGATCGCCTGACGGTCTACGGGCATAATACGGCCGAAGAGTTTGAGGCATGGATGGACGAAGCGGCCGCCAAACATGACATCACCATCAACAAGATCCCAGGCGGATACGGACCCAGCGATCACGCATCGTTCTACGGACGCGGGATTCCTGTGATGCATGACTTCACCGGCTTCCACTCGCAGTACCATCGGCCGAGTGACGATATCGAACACATCAATGTGCCCGGTATCCGCAAGATTGTCGGCATGAACATCGAGATCCTGCAGCACCTGGTTAAGGATGAGATTGTTCCTATCAAGAACGCGGAGGGTTCGCTGCTTGATCTGTACTTTGGTGGCATCAGTTCCGCCGGCCAGCCAGAGAAAGAAGAGGGCAAAGAAGGTGGTAAGCGAGCTCTCGGTGTTCAGGTCGGGGATCCGCAGCCCAGCGGCATTCCGGTCATCAAAGTCACCCAGGGAAGTGTCGCGGAAAAGGCAGGTCTCCGGGGGGGCGATATCCTCACCGGCTGGGGCGAAGCCAAGATCAAAACGATTGACGAGTTGAGGTCAGCCGTTCGTGCGACCCAGCTCGATAAGAAAATCCCGGTGCGAATCATGCGTGGGATGCTCGAATTGGAAGTGGAAGTCGAATTCCCTCAATAG
- a CDS encoding alpha/beta hydrolase, which produces MMRLLFALSMCFCLLVSTSSAQDEQYKTGPDAERKEGVPQGTVTKHVWDQSEIYPGTVRDYWVYIPKQYEKGKPACLMVFQDGAGFVNEKGHTRVPVVFDNLIHAGEMPVTIAVFIQPGVVPPAKPGQSPRKNRSFEYDTLSDQYVRFLLEEILADVGKQYDISDDPKHRAICGNSSGGICAFTAAWERPDSFGKVVSHIGSFTNIRGGHVYPAVIRKTEIKPIKIFLQDGSNDLDNLHGNWPLSNQQMAAALKFVGYDYKFVYGEGKHSARHGGAIFPDTMRWLWSDVVSQN; this is translated from the coding sequence ATGATGCGGTTGCTCTTCGCGCTATCGATGTGTTTCTGTTTGCTTGTTTCGACGTCTTCTGCTCAAGACGAACAGTACAAGACTGGCCCTGATGCCGAGCGGAAGGAAGGCGTTCCCCAGGGGACGGTTACCAAGCATGTCTGGGATCAAAGCGAGATTTACCCAGGCACCGTTCGCGACTACTGGGTGTATATCCCTAAGCAGTACGAAAAAGGGAAGCCGGCGTGCTTGATGGTTTTTCAGGATGGAGCCGGTTTCGTCAACGAAAAGGGGCACACGCGGGTACCCGTTGTCTTCGATAACCTGATTCATGCTGGCGAAATGCCGGTAACGATCGCTGTCTTCATTCAGCCTGGTGTCGTGCCGCCGGCGAAGCCAGGTCAGAGTCCTCGCAAGAATCGTAGCTTTGAGTACGACACGCTCAGCGATCAGTACGTGCGATTTCTGTTAGAGGAAATCTTGGCGGATGTGGGCAAGCAGTACGATATCTCGGACGACCCGAAGCATCGAGCCATCTGCGGTAACAGTTCTGGAGGGATCTGTGCGTTCACGGCAGCCTGGGAGCGGCCCGACTCGTTTGGCAAAGTGGTGAGCCACATTGGCAGCTTTACCAACATTCGTGGAGGGCACGTCTATCCGGCGGTCATTCGCAAGACCGAAATCAAGCCAATCAAGATCTTCCTGCAAGATGGAAGCAACGACCTGGATAACTTGCACGGCAATTGGCCTCTTTCGAATCAGCAAATGGCTGCGGCACTCAAGTTTGTGGGATACGACTACAAGTTCGTCTACGGCGAAGGTAAACACAGCGCTCGCCATGGGGGAGCCATCTTCCCAGATACGATGCGTTGGCTTTGGAGCGACGTGGTATCGCAGAACTAG
- a CDS encoding SMP-30/gluconolactonase/LRE family protein: MRILLSMALLFAFAQWTAAQDMPLSDVLIPGKDWELVADGYKFTEGPTVDADGNVFFVDVPNQLVLKVDHATKQVSTFAQGQGGTSGLMFGADGRLYGSQNRDRRIVAFDADGKMEVIADDLGANDLVVSSNGNIYCTDPKGHQVWLVRPNGQKEVVAKDIATPNGIILWPKEGTLVVADSSGQNLIAYRVEEDGSLSYAAPVYTCRVKEKDAPSRADGMTVDSAGRLYVATDVGLQMFDSTARISGVMHKPVDQFLSNVAFAGPELDWLYVTCGSGIYRRPTQATGVRYGKVKAE; this comes from the coding sequence ATGCGTATTCTACTTTCGATGGCACTACTATTTGCTTTTGCCCAATGGACGGCCGCTCAGGACATGCCCCTTTCCGATGTCTTGATTCCAGGTAAGGACTGGGAGTTGGTGGCCGATGGCTACAAGTTTACGGAAGGGCCTACGGTTGACGCCGATGGGAATGTCTTTTTCGTCGATGTGCCGAATCAATTGGTCCTCAAGGTCGACCATGCTACGAAGCAGGTCAGTACCTTTGCTCAAGGGCAGGGGGGAACCAGCGGATTGATGTTTGGTGCCGATGGTCGGCTTTACGGAAGTCAGAATCGGGATCGACGTATCGTGGCCTTCGACGCTGATGGCAAGATGGAGGTCATCGCCGACGACCTGGGAGCCAACGACCTGGTGGTTTCCAGCAACGGTAACATTTACTGCACCGATCCCAAGGGTCATCAAGTCTGGCTCGTGCGACCTAATGGACAGAAAGAAGTCGTAGCAAAGGATATCGCTACTCCGAACGGAATCATCCTGTGGCCGAAAGAGGGAACGTTGGTCGTGGCCGACTCGTCGGGTCAGAACCTGATCGCCTACCGCGTTGAAGAAGACGGCTCGCTAAGCTACGCAGCACCGGTCTATACCTGTCGCGTGAAAGAGAAAGATGCTCCGAGTCGTGCTGATGGCATGACGGTCGATTCGGCCGGACGTCTGTATGTAGCCACGGACGTCGGACTGCAGATGTTCGATTCGACCGCACGCATTAGTGGCGTCATGCACAAACCGGTGGATCAGTTTCTCTCGAACGTTGCGTTTGCCGGTCCTGAGTTGGATTGGCTTTATGTAACGTGCGGCAGTGGGATTTATCGCCGACCAACGCAAGCGACAGGGGTGCGATATGGTAAAGTGAAAGCTGAATAG
- a CDS encoding DUF6798 domain-containing protein codes for MNPSNPSEPQEADQPQTKMSPRWIQFGLIVLLFFLLVGPLTPEVNEPHYLSKARHYWNPAWCPSDHFLNSGDAHGVFYWSFGWITTLVSFPVAAWIGRLICWGAIAYSWQRMIAKIDPRPWVGFYAIAAGAMGIIYLHMAGEWLIGGVEAKCFAYAFAFWGLGDALSDRWNRAWILLGIASAFHVLVGGWMVVCLMFCWLVCPQQRPRLVSILPGLIAGGAISLIGVVPLLLLNGEASPVESAWASYYYVYERLAHHLVMHTFSWQFKARFLLAAIAWGVTAWLLRDNDKLRILNGVVAGSVVLVLIGIAIDQAYFIILQDWLTGSKLLRLYWYRIADVMVPVGLAINVVVLCDRYRQRATRATGVCIAGLSLLILVAMFVRISDRWTAAASPADLSSLVTSPKDWADTCYWIRDNTPEDAVFLTPRLQSTFKWYAQRAEVVTTKDVPQDDLNLLQWRERRGDTHWRSFHNRETLSLAGLTEDNIRELAEKYGIGFVVVDRALARKDGISISWSFPRIYPASADQDSSYEVYEITDEEN; via the coding sequence ATGAATCCATCGAACCCCAGCGAGCCGCAGGAAGCGGATCAGCCGCAGACAAAGATGTCGCCGCGGTGGATTCAATTTGGGCTGATTGTACTGTTGTTCTTCTTGCTGGTCGGTCCACTCACGCCGGAAGTCAACGAACCGCACTATCTTTCCAAAGCTCGGCACTACTGGAACCCTGCGTGGTGTCCTAGCGACCATTTTCTCAACTCCGGCGACGCGCACGGCGTCTTCTACTGGAGCTTTGGCTGGATCACTACTTTGGTGTCCTTCCCCGTTGCTGCCTGGATCGGTCGACTGATCTGTTGGGGAGCGATCGCCTATAGTTGGCAACGCATGATCGCGAAAATTGACCCGCGACCTTGGGTCGGTTTTTATGCGATTGCCGCCGGTGCGATGGGCATCATCTATCTCCATATGGCCGGCGAATGGCTCATCGGCGGCGTCGAAGCGAAATGCTTTGCCTACGCATTTGCCTTTTGGGGGCTGGGCGATGCCTTGTCCGATCGGTGGAACCGAGCCTGGATTTTACTCGGCATTGCCAGTGCGTTTCACGTGTTGGTCGGTGGCTGGATGGTCGTGTGTTTGATGTTCTGCTGGTTGGTTTGTCCGCAGCAACGACCCCGCTTGGTTTCTATTCTGCCAGGCTTAATTGCCGGTGGAGCCATTTCGTTGATCGGCGTGGTTCCCCTGTTGCTCCTCAACGGAGAGGCCAGCCCGGTTGAAAGTGCGTGGGCCAGCTACTACTACGTTTACGAGCGTCTGGCTCATCACTTGGTTATGCATACGTTTTCGTGGCAGTTCAAAGCTCGCTTCTTATTGGCGGCTATTGCCTGGGGAGTTACGGCTTGGCTGCTCCGCGATAACGACAAGCTTCGTATTTTGAACGGTGTTGTCGCAGGCAGCGTGGTGCTCGTGTTGATTGGAATCGCTATCGATCAGGCTTACTTTATTATTCTGCAAGATTGGCTGACTGGCTCGAAGCTACTGCGGCTTTATTGGTATCGGATTGCCGATGTGATGGTGCCTGTGGGCTTAGCCATCAACGTGGTTGTTTTGTGCGATAGGTACCGCCAACGCGCAACGCGGGCGACCGGCGTCTGCATTGCGGGACTATCGCTTCTGATTTTGGTAGCGATGTTCGTTCGGATCAGCGATCGCTGGACCGCGGCGGCGAGTCCCGCTGATCTGAGCAGCCTGGTGACCAGCCCCAAGGACTGGGCCGATACTTGCTACTGGATTCGCGACAACACGCCGGAGGATGCTGTCTTTTTGACGCCCCGCTTGCAATCGACGTTCAAGTGGTATGCCCAACGTGCTGAGGTGGTTACGACCAAAGATGTCCCGCAGGATGATCTCAATCTTCTCCAGTGGCGAGAACGCCGGGGTGATACCCACTGGCGAAGCTTTCATAATCGAGAAACGCTGAGCCTGGCCGGCCTGACTGAGGACAATATCCGCGAGTTGGCCGAGAAGTATGGAATTGGTTTTGTGGTTGTCGATCGGGCCTTGGCTCGGAAAGATGGTATATCCATCTCCTGGAGCTTTCCCCGCATCTATCCTGCAAGCGCCGATCAAGATTCCAGCTACGAAGTTTATGAGATTACCGACGAAGAAAACTAG